A genomic segment from Alkalilimnicola ehrlichii MLHE-1 encodes:
- the metK gene encoding methionine adenosyltransferase: MSEYLFTSESVSEGHPDKMADQISDAVLDAILAEDPRGRIACETMIKTGIIILGGEVTTSANIDYEAVARETVKRIGYKHHEMGFDGETCGVINILGKQSVDIAQGVDRDHPEEQGAGDQGLMFGYASNETDVLMPAPITYAHRLVQRQAEVRCNGQLPWLRPDAKSQVTLRYVDGRPVAVDTVVLSTQHAPDLTQAQVHEAVIEEIIKPVLPEQWITGETRYLVNPTGRFVIGGPVGDCGLTGRKIIVDTYGGMARHGGGCFSGKDPSKVDRSAAYACRYVAKNIVAAGLAERCEIQVSYAIGVAEPTSISVETFGTGRVDSEKLTRIVREHFDLRPYGILKMLDLIRPIYTATAAYGHFGREDEGFPWERIDRAEEIRDAAGL, translated from the coding sequence GTGAGCGAATACCTGTTCACGTCAGAGTCGGTTTCCGAGGGCCATCCGGACAAGATGGCGGACCAGATCTCCGACGCCGTGCTCGATGCCATCCTCGCCGAAGACCCCAGGGGCCGGATCGCCTGCGAGACGATGATCAAGACCGGAATCATCATCCTGGGCGGCGAGGTGACCACCTCGGCCAACATCGACTACGAGGCCGTGGCCCGGGAGACGGTCAAGCGCATCGGCTACAAACACCACGAGATGGGCTTCGATGGCGAGACCTGCGGGGTCATCAACATCCTCGGCAAGCAGTCGGTGGACATCGCCCAGGGGGTCGACCGCGACCATCCGGAGGAACAGGGTGCCGGCGACCAGGGGCTGATGTTCGGCTACGCCAGCAACGAGACCGATGTGCTGATGCCCGCCCCGATCACCTACGCCCACCGGCTGGTACAGCGCCAAGCGGAGGTGCGCTGTAACGGCCAGCTGCCCTGGCTGCGTCCGGATGCCAAGAGCCAGGTCACCCTGCGCTACGTGGACGGCCGCCCGGTGGCGGTGGACACGGTGGTGCTCTCCACCCAGCACGCCCCCGACCTCACCCAAGCCCAGGTGCACGAGGCGGTGATCGAGGAGATCATCAAGCCGGTATTGCCCGAGCAGTGGATCACCGGCGAGACCCGCTACCTGGTGAACCCCACCGGTCGCTTCGTGATCGGTGGCCCGGTGGGCGACTGCGGCCTGACCGGACGCAAGATCATTGTCGACACCTACGGCGGCATGGCCCGCCACGGCGGCGGCTGCTTCTCGGGCAAGGACCCGTCCAAGGTGGACCGCTCCGCCGCCTACGCCTGCCGCTACGTGGCCAAGAACATCGTCGCCGCAGGGCTCGCCGAGCGCTGTGAGATCCAGGTCTCCTACGCCATCGGCGTGGCCGAACCCACCTCCATCAGCGTGGAGACCTTCGGCACCGGCCGCGTGGACAGCGAGAAGCTGACCCGCATCGTGCGCGAGCACTTCGACCTGCGCCCCTACGGCATCCTGAAGATGCTCGACCTGATCCGCCCGATCTACACCGCCACGGCCGCCTACGGCCACTTTGGCCGCGAGGACGAGGGCTTCCCCTGGGAGCGCATCGACCGCGCCGAGGAGATCCGCGACGCGGCCGGCCTGTAG
- the ahcY gene encoding adenosylhomocysteinase: MNAVVDTNANDYIVRDIGLADWGRKEIAIAETEMPGLMAVREEYRNEQPLKGARIAGSLHMTIQTAVLIEALIELGAEVRWASCNIYSTQDHAAAAIAAQGIPVFAYKGETLDEYWDYCHRIFEFEGEPANMILDDGGDATLLLNLGAKAEQDASVLDNPGSDEEKALFVAIRNRLESQPGWYSERLAAIQGVTEETTTGVNRLVRMANEGTLPFPAINVNDSVTKSKFDNLYGCRESLLDGIKRATDVMIAGKICVVAGYGDVGKGCAQSLRGQGATVWITEIDPICALQAAMEGYRVVTMDEAADKADIFVTATGNYHVITGEHLRAMKHNAIVCNIGHFDNEIDVASLRDCEWDNIKPQVDHITLPSGNKIILLAEGRLVNLGCATGHPSFVMSNSFTNQVLAQIELFAHGEKYDKQVYVLPKHLDEKVAQLHLQKIGAQLTALTPEQAEYIGVPVEGPYKPEHYRY; encoded by the coding sequence ATGAATGCTGTCGTGGATACCAACGCCAACGACTACATCGTGCGCGACATCGGCCTCGCTGACTGGGGCCGTAAGGAAATCGCCATCGCCGAGACAGAGATGCCCGGCCTGATGGCGGTGCGCGAGGAATACCGCAACGAGCAGCCGCTCAAGGGCGCCCGCATCGCCGGGAGCCTGCACATGACCATCCAGACCGCCGTGCTCATTGAGGCGCTGATCGAGCTGGGGGCCGAGGTGCGCTGGGCGTCCTGCAACATCTACTCCACCCAGGATCACGCCGCCGCGGCCATCGCCGCCCAGGGCATCCCGGTGTTCGCCTACAAGGGCGAGACCCTGGATGAGTACTGGGACTACTGCCACCGGATCTTCGAGTTCGAGGGCGAGCCGGCCAACATGATCCTCGACGACGGCGGCGATGCCACCCTGCTGCTCAACCTGGGCGCCAAAGCCGAGCAGGACGCCTCTGTGCTGGACAACCCGGGCAGCGACGAGGAAAAGGCCCTGTTCGTCGCCATCCGCAACCGCCTGGAGAGCCAGCCTGGTTGGTACAGCGAGCGGCTGGCCGCCATCCAGGGGGTCACCGAGGAGACCACCACCGGCGTCAACCGCCTGGTGCGCATGGCCAACGAGGGCACCCTGCCCTTCCCCGCCATCAACGTGAACGACTCGGTCACCAAGTCCAAGTTCGACAACCTCTACGGCTGCCGCGAATCGCTGCTGGACGGCATCAAGCGGGCCACCGACGTGATGATCGCCGGCAAGATCTGCGTGGTGGCGGGCTACGGCGACGTGGGCAAGGGCTGCGCCCAGAGCCTCCGCGGCCAGGGCGCCACCGTCTGGATCACCGAGATCGACCCCATCTGTGCCCTGCAGGCGGCCATGGAGGGCTACCGGGTGGTCACCATGGACGAGGCCGCTGACAAGGCGGACATCTTCGTCACCGCCACCGGCAACTACCACGTGATCACCGGCGAACACCTGAGGGCGATGAAGCACAACGCCATCGTCTGCAACATCGGCCACTTCGACAACGAGATTGACGTGGCCAGCCTGCGCGACTGCGAGTGGGACAACATCAAGCCGCAGGTGGACCACATCACCCTGCCCAGCGGCAACAAGATCATCCTGCTGGCCGAGGGCCGGCTGGTGAACCTGGGCTGCGCCACCGGGCACCCGAGCTTCGTGATGTCCAACTCCTTCACCAACCAGGTGTTGGCCCAAATCGAGCTGTTCGCCCACGGGGAGAAGTACGACAAGCAGGTCTACGTGCTGCCCAAGCACCTGGACGAGAAGGTCGCGCAGCTCCACCTGCAGAAGATCGGCGCACAACTGACAGCGCTGACCCCGGAACAGGCGGAATACATCGGCGTGCCGGTGGAGGGGCCTTACAAGCCGGAACACTACCGGTACTGA
- the metF gene encoding methylenetetrahydrofolate reductase [NAD(P)H]: MESQKQHPPVYSCEFFPPRTEQGVEKLRTTRERLARLNPAYFSVTFGAGGSTRDRTYETVTEIQRSGLEAAPHISCIGSTRESIRELLHGYREQGIRRIVALRGDMPSGTRDVGEFRYANELVAFIRAETGDHFHIEVACYPEFHPQARDAEADMDNFARKVEAGADAAITQYFFNADAYFHFVGQAEKRGVTLPIVPGIMPIINFTQLARFSDACGAEIPRWLRKRLEAYGDDKAAIQALGHEVVRDLCQRLLDGGAPGLHFYSMNQARPVERLWADLQLPR; this comes from the coding sequence ATGGAATCCCAGAAACAACACCCCCCGGTCTACAGCTGCGAGTTCTTCCCCCCGCGCACCGAGCAGGGGGTGGAGAAGCTACGTACCACCCGTGAGCGCCTCGCGCGCCTGAACCCGGCCTACTTCTCGGTGACCTTCGGCGCCGGCGGCTCCACCCGCGACCGCACCTACGAGACGGTCACCGAGATCCAGCGCAGCGGCCTGGAGGCCGCGCCGCACATCTCCTGCATCGGCTCCACCCGGGAGAGCATCCGCGAGCTGCTGCACGGCTATCGGGAACAGGGCATCCGCCGCATCGTCGCCCTGCGCGGCGACATGCCCTCCGGCACCCGCGACGTAGGCGAGTTCCGCTACGCCAACGAACTGGTGGCCTTCATCCGCGCGGAGACCGGCGACCACTTCCACATCGAGGTGGCCTGCTACCCGGAGTTCCACCCGCAGGCCCGCGACGCCGAGGCCGACATGGACAACTTCGCCCGCAAGGTCGAGGCCGGGGCCGACGCCGCCATCACCCAGTACTTCTTCAACGCCGACGCCTACTTTCACTTCGTCGGCCAAGCGGAGAAACGGGGCGTGACCCTCCCCATCGTCCCGGGCATCATGCCCATCATCAACTTCACCCAGCTGGCCCGCTTCTCCGACGCCTGCGGCGCCGAGATCCCGCGCTGGCTGCGCAAGCGGCTGGAGGCCTATGGCGACGACAAGGCCGCCATCCAGGCCCTGGGCCATGAGGTGGTGCGGGATCTCTGCCAGCGGCTACTGGACGGCGGCGCCCCGGGGCTGCATTTTTACAGCATGAACCAGGCGCGCCCGGTGGAGCGCCTGTGGGCCGACCTGCAGCTCCCCCGCTGA
- a CDS encoding ATP-dependent zinc protease family protein has translation MTGKAAKRLWVGWREWIALPALGIDRIKAKVDTGAATSALHAIHLHRFREGGRDRVVFQVHPIQRDAHTTRDCVADLLDERVVTSSTGHRERRLVIRTPLQIGDQRWNIELTLTNRDSMGFRMLIGRRAMRGHLLVDPSRSYLGGIEQHTPGPRRSPTSRK, from the coding sequence ATGACCGGAAAGGCAGCCAAACGTCTCTGGGTCGGCTGGCGGGAGTGGATCGCCCTGCCCGCCCTGGGCATCGACCGCATCAAGGCCAAGGTGGACACCGGCGCGGCCACCTCCGCGCTGCACGCCATCCACCTGCACCGCTTCCGTGAGGGCGGGCGGGATCGGGTGGTGTTCCAGGTGCACCCGATCCAGCGGGACGCCCACACCACCCGGGACTGCGTGGCCGACCTGCTGGACGAGCGGGTGGTCACCAGCTCCACCGGCCACCGGGAGCGGCGCCTGGTGATCCGCACCCCCTTGCAAATCGGCGATCAGCGCTGGAATATCGAACTGACGCTGACCAACCGGGACAGCATGGGCTTTCGCATGCTCATCGGCCGCCGCGCCATGCGCGGCCACCTGTTGGTGGACCCCAGCCGCTCCTATCTGGGCGGTATCGAGCAGCACACCCCGGGCCCCCGACGCAGCCCCACATCCCGCAAATGA
- the rimK gene encoding 30S ribosomal protein S6--L-glutamate ligase → MNILILSRNSRLYSTRRLVEAGRERGHQVRVVDPLRCYMNISPHKPEIHYKGETLENFDGVIPRIGASITFYGTAVLRQFEIMGTFPLNESVAISRSRDKLRSTQLLARKGIGLPMTTFGYSPDDTEDLINLVGGPPMVIKLLEGTQGKGVVLAETQQAAESLIDAFRGLNVHFLAQEYIKEAGGSDIRCFVVGERVVASMRRQAKEGEFRSNIHRGGQASTVRITPEERSMAVRAARIMGLNVAGVDLIRSAHGSLVLEVNSSPGLEGIEKATGKDIAGTIYAFLEKNARQGKTRTRGRG, encoded by the coding sequence ATGAACATCCTGATCCTGTCGCGCAACAGCCGGCTCTACTCCACCCGGCGTCTGGTCGAGGCGGGGCGCGAGCGCGGTCACCAGGTCCGGGTGGTGGACCCACTGCGCTGTTACATGAACATCAGCCCCCACAAGCCCGAGATCCATTACAAGGGCGAGACGCTGGAGAACTTCGACGGCGTGATCCCCCGGATTGGGGCCTCCATCACCTTCTACGGCACGGCCGTGTTGCGCCAGTTCGAGATAATGGGCACCTTCCCGCTCAACGAGTCGGTGGCCATCAGCCGCTCCCGCGACAAACTGCGCTCCACGCAACTGCTGGCGCGCAAGGGGATCGGCCTGCCGATGACCACTTTCGGCTACTCGCCTGACGACACCGAGGACCTGATCAACCTGGTGGGCGGCCCGCCCATGGTCATCAAGCTGCTGGAGGGCACCCAGGGCAAGGGGGTGGTGCTGGCCGAGACCCAGCAGGCGGCGGAGAGCCTGATCGATGCCTTCCGTGGGCTAAATGTGCACTTCCTGGCCCAGGAGTACATCAAGGAGGCCGGGGGCTCGGACATCCGCTGCTTCGTGGTGGGCGAGCGGGTGGTGGCCTCCATGCGCCGACAGGCCAAGGAAGGGGAGTTCCGCTCGAACATCCACCGCGGCGGCCAGGCGAGCACGGTGCGTATCACCCCCGAGGAGCGCAGCATGGCGGTGCGTGCCGCCCGCATCATGGGCTTGAACGTGGCCGGTGTGGACCTCATCCGCTCCGCCCATGGCTCGCTGGTGCTGGAGGTGAACTCATCGCCCGGGCTGGAGGGCATCGAGAAGGCCACCGGCAAGGACATCGCCGGCACCATCTACGCTTTCCTGGAGAAGAACGCCCGCCAGGGCAAGACCCGGACCCGGGGCCGCGGCTAG